A region from the Fusarium graminearum PH-1 chromosome 4, whole genome shotgun sequence genome encodes:
- a CDS encoding protoheme IX farnesyltransferase, translating into MRPPRCLFPAAEILLKAPPSRRCMSSAAAFQPPKIVAAIPWKGSSFFLSNRLFDRSTCLDFVVLRRANGIRSTSASASTTHDSTLSSSPTANHSTSAHKDHKIAPHRKRQAQRREKAAAEAAAAAARGEKPLPPDASSLLAAHAASQTSPLRRHLSACLSLAKPRLTMLVVLTAMATYALYPVPEMLSPSTTETPSLSPLTLLFLTIGTTFCSASANALNMLYEPSTDAKMTRTRNRPLVRNLISKRAAVLFAILSGFVGTGALYFGVNPTVSGLGFANIVIYAGMYTPLKAVTAFNTWIGAVVGGIPPLMGWAAAAGETATKDGSWRELLFASDGSSIGGWVMAGLLFAWQFPHFMALSWPIREEYKKAGLRMLAWTNPARNGRVALRYSFVFIPLCLSLCAAGVTEWSFAVTSFPINAWLIRESVRFWRYEGNKGSARGLFWASVWHLPGVMILALLHKKGMWTRVWRSVFGEDEGEWEEEELDEMMSVAVANTNSHMQNQKTVR; encoded by the coding sequence ATGCGACCACCAAGATGCCTCTTCCCCGCCGCGGAGATCCTCCTCAAGGCTCCCCCAAGCAGACGGTGCATGTCCTCTGCCGCAGCCTTCCAACCGCCCAAAATAGTCGCTGCCATACCATGGAAGGgctcttcttttttcctaTCGAATAGACTGTTTGATCGCTCAACATGCCTCGATTTCGTCGTACTCCGCCGCGCCAATGGCATTCGCTCGACCTCTGCTTCCGCTTCCACTACACATGACTCGACATTATCTTCCTCCCCTACGGCGAATCATTCTACCTCTGCGCATAAAGATCACAAAATTGCTCCTCATCGCAAACGACAGGCTCAACGTCGCGAAAAAGCTGCTGCCGaagctgccgctgccgctgctcgAGGCGAAAAGCCACTTCCTCCCGATGCGTCCTCTCTACTTGCAGCACACGCTGCTTCGCAAACCAGTCCTCTACGCCGCCATCTCTCCGCATGCCTTTCACTCGCCAAACCTCGATTGACGATGCTCGTTGTTCTTACCGCCATGGCGACATACGCTTTATACCCAGTACCCGAAATGCTGTCGCCAAGCACGACCGAGACGCCGAGTTTGAGTCCTTTAACATTATTATTCCTCACAATTGGTACCACGTTTTGCTCCGCTAGCGCCAATGCCTTGAACATGCTTTACGAACCCTCAACCGATGCCAAAATGACCCGAACTCGAAACCGACCTCTGGTGCGaaatctcatctccaagcgAGCCGCAGTCTTGTTCGCCATTCTATCTGGATTCGTTGGAACGGGCGCATTATACTTTGGCGTCAACCCCACCGTTTCCGGACTAGGCTTCGCCAATATTGTTATTTATGCCGGGATGTATACACCTCTCAAGGCTGTTACAGCTTTCAACACCTGGATCGGAGCTGTGGTTGGTGGTATTCCTCCTCTCATGGGCtgggctgcggctgctggtGAAACTGCAACCAAGGACGGCTCATGGCGTGAGCTGCTATTTGCTAGCGACGGATCCTCCATCGGCGGCTGGGTAATGGCTGGTCTCCTATTCGCATGGCAATTCCCCCACTTCATGGCCCTCAGCTGGCCAATCCGTGAGGAATACAAGAAAGCCGGTCTTCGCATGCTGGCATGGACAAATCCCGCACGTAACGGCCGTGTCGCTCTACGATACAGCTTTGTTTTTATCCCACTCTGTTTGTCTCTTTGCGCCGCAGGGGTGACAGAATGGTCATTCGCCGTTACCAGCTTCCCCATCAACGCCTGGCTCATTCGAGAGTCTGTGCGCTTCTGGCGGTACGAGGGCAACAAAGGCAGCGCCAGAGGTCTTTTCTGGGCCAGCGTGTGGCATCTTCCCGGTGTCATGATCCTTGCTCTGTTACACAAGAAGGGAATGTGGACCAGGGTCTGGAGGAGTGTATTTGGTGAGGACGAAGGAGagtgggaggaggaagagctcgacGAGATGATGAGCGTGGCCGTGGCAAACACGAATAGCCACATGCAGAACCAGAAAACTGTGCGATGA